In Cryptomeria japonica chromosome 1, Sugi_1.0, whole genome shotgun sequence, the sequence aaatgttagaaaacttaattcaatgttttgatttaacgtcatttttttttaaaattaaataactgtatatgtaattttttttcaactttaaaaaaaaatggtatgaaaaacttagaaaactatggtagtaaattaaaacttagaaaaatgttaagAACAACATTAGCAAAATTAACTGCTACCCAAAACACTCTGCAAATACCGTTAGACATTAATGGAGGACTTGGAGGGATAAGGCAGAACCCAGAGGAGATACGCATCGATTTTACAGAGGAATTGGAGGAGGATGTGGTCTTCTGGGAAAAGAACGCAGTCATTGCAAGGATTATTGGGTTGAACTggccaagaaaagaaaaaaaaatatgggTGGAAGGTAATTGGGGGGTGCAGACAGTTATTAAATTCATCCCAAAAGGCTTTTTTGTGGTCTTGTTCGAAGATGAAAAAGACAGAGATCATATTCTCAACTAGGCGAATTGGTTTGCTAATAATCACGCAATCTACTTGCAACCATGGTCCCCGAACTTTGACCCATTACCGTTGGTTGTTTACTCTACACCGGTTTGGATTCGTTTGTATAATATACCCATTGACTATTGGAGTGAGATTATTTTGGAAAAGATTGGCAAGACCCTGGGGACTCTCTTGGAAGTATATTTTGATGACAAGGATGATCTCTTCAAATTTTCCTGGTTGAGGATTGCAGCGGTTAAAAGGATTCTTGTGTCAATGACTCTTTTAACCTCGCGATGAATGGTGACAAGAAGTGGAGATTGAAAAACATATTAAACAATGTCCCAGATGTGGAAGCAAATTTCATGGTTTGTAGGCTTGCAAGATGTTTGTGAGGAAGGCCAAGAATGTCATCAGAAAACCTTCTCCATTTTGGAGGCGGAAGTTGGAGAAAAAACGGTTATGGATCAAGAAGGGAAGAAATATGGTGAGGACGATCAGACCCATAGCCACGAGCTAAACCCTTCGACTTCCCTGGTATCAGCGTCCTGCAATTAGAAGGAAACAAATGAGGAAGAAAAGATCCTGGTCCTCGGTGACAGTGACGAAGGCTCAAGATTGAATATTAGAGCAGGAGGGGAAAAAGATGCGGCTCCAAACACCCCAAGATTTACCCCCTCATGCAGAGGGCTTTCAGATACCAAATTCGAATTTGAAAAGGGTTTGAATGACGATTTTTTTTAAGAAGATGAATTGGAAAACATTGATCCAAGGTGTATCAGTTAGTTAGCTAATGCTTTGTTGGGGAAGGCCAAAGGTTTTAGAGGTAGAAGGAGTAATTGACAGAAAAGATAGGAGAGAGCAGGGGAAAAATGAATCATCAACGTACTATATTTTATGAAGAAAGCCAAGGGAGAAGGGTTCTCCCTTGGTAAGAGATGAAAATCACATCCTGGAATGTCAGGGGTTTATCGGCCCCTAACAAGAAACGCTTGGTCAAGCGGTTTTTGTATATTCACAATCCTGATGTGTTACTTTTACAAGAGACCAAGCTTGGTGGAGATAAAACTGGGCAGTTCATTAATTCTTTCTCTAAATGGGATGGGTTTTTCCATGATGTAATAGGCTCTGCAGGTGGTCTAGGGGTAGTGTGGAATCCGGCAACTATCGAGGTGGTACCCATTGCCTCCCATGAGAATTGGATGGCATGTGAAATCAAATGCATTGGCACAAATTTTTGGTTCCCAATTTTTAATGTTTATGGCCTGACGaatattgaagacaaattgaaagtCTGGAGAGAAATTATAATGCAAGAAACTCTTGTTGAGAAGGATAGAGCTATCATAGCAGGGGGCTTCAATGCTCTGCTAGATGTGGACGAAAAAGGAGGGCTCAGAAAATGCTCAAAAGTAATGGAGCGTTTGAGAGATTTCATTGAAAATAATAAGCTTATGGATATTATCCTGAAAAATGGCAAATTTACCTAGATGAATAGAAGGGTGAATTTCTCTAAAATATCGGAAAGACTGGATAGGTTTTTTTGCTAGAGAATGGTGGTTGTCAGGGGACATTCTATTGGTAACCTGCATTATTCCCCAATGTGGCTTTGATCATTTACCAATTTTGTTATCAATCGGAAAGGAGACTCACAAACAAAGGGGTTATTTCAAATTCCTCAGTATGTGGTGGTGTGACCCTGGCTTTAAAGAAAAACTCAAGGAGTGGTGGTTGGAAGGAAACACCTTCGTAGGCACCCCTAGTTTCAGATTTGTTAAAAGACTTCAATCTTTAAAACATAAGATTAGGGTCTCAAATAAATCAACCTTCaaaaacattttttcaaaaaaaatgagaTTAGAGGAAGAACTTGTAGTGTTAAACCAGAAAGTGATGCTGGCTAGGATGACAAAGGAAGATTTTCTGCTTGAAAACACATTGAAGGAGGAGTACAATGAAGTTTAAAAAAGAGAAGAAGATTTTTGGAGGGATAAGTCTCGGGAGCTATGGATTTTAGAGGGTGAGCGTAACACCAAATTCTTTCATGCTTCCTCAAAAGCCAGAAGAATCCATAATAAGATTAATGCTATCAAGGATGAAAATGGTCATTGGAATATGGTTGATGAGGAAATTCATCATACTACCCTAAATCATTTTCAAAGACTTCTAGGGAACGCTGAATTGGGGGATGTTGATTTTGAACACCTTGTCGATGTGAATATTAAGAATAATCTGATTTCCAATTCAGATGCTAAATTGCCGGTAGCTCCCTACACCATGGAGGAAGTCAAGGCTCTGACATTTGGATTACACCCAAACAAAGCCTCTGGTCTGGATGGGATGACTTCAGATTTGTTTCAAATTTGCTGGGAGTTCATGGGAAGGAACATTTGGTTGGTTGTTGAAGACTTCAGGACAAAACATACATTTTTTAGAGAATTGAACCACACCATGATTGTGTTGATTCCAAAGAAAGATGATTGTGTAACCATGGCGGATTTTTGGCCCATTTCATTGTGCAACACAATCTACAAAATTATCTCAAAATTTCTGGCCAATAGGCTCAAGAAAATAATGCCTAAATTAATTTCAGAAAACCAAAATGGCTTCACTCTTGGCAGAGAGTTAGCGGACAATATCATTCTGGTAGTAGAGGTGCTACACACCATGCAGAAAGGCAAACAAAAAGGTATGACCATTAAACTTGACGTTGCAAAAGCTTATGACAGGGTGGTTTGGGATTTTCTTGTCTGTGTACATAATAAATTTGGTTTCTTGAAAGActggattgattgcattaaattttGTATCTCTTCGGTGAGTTTTTCTATGATTGTAAATGGAGCGGTCTGTGGATTCTTTGAGGCCACAAATGGGTTGcgccaaggggatcctctttcccctTCACTATTTGTCCTGACGACAAAGGTGTTGGGTAACCTCATTAAAAGGAGAAATAGTGAAGGTTTTTGGAAAGGCATGAGGGTGCATGAAAACTATGAGGCCATCATGCATTCACAATTCACAGACGACACAATTTTGTTTAGCGAAGCAATCGTGAAAGAAGCAGTGGAAATCAAGAATGTATTGGACATTGACAGTCAAGCATCGGGACAGGTGATGAACAGGGACAAATTGCAGGTCTTCTTCTTTAACACCTGCAAACCCCTTCAAACCAAAATTGCCAACTTCTTGGAGTTTAAGATTGGGGATTTCCCCATCAAATACTTAGGGGTCTGAATCAGCTCTAGTTGTAGGCAGAGCCATATCTGGGAAGATGTGATCCATTCGTGCTAGTGGAAGTCTAAAAAGTGGAAAAACAGATGGCTCTCGCAAGTGGTATGGTTGACTATGACCAAAGCTATCCTCTCGGCCATTCCGATCTATAGTATGTCTTGTTTCAAGATGTCGCATGTGGCTGGGAGGAAGTTGGATGGGTTGCTCAAGAAATTTGTTTGGGAAGGTGCCAAAGATCAAAGGAAGATTCCCTTAATCAATTGGGACACCATGTGCCTTCTAAAGGATGAAGGTGGAGCAGGGCTGAAGAAGATGGATCTTCAGAACCTTGCATTGGGGGAGAAATTAACTTGGAAGATGTATGAACAACCGAAAAATTTGTGGTGCAGACTCTTTAGGAGGAAATATTTGGATATGGAGAGCCCGAATAGGATCCTTACCATTGCTGATGCTACAAGAGGTTCCTCAACCTCAAATTTCTTGTGGCATTGCAAGAACATCATTACCGATCATATATCTTGGCGCATTGGTAATGCCCAGATGACCATGTTCTAGTGTGACTCATGAGAAGGTGAGCAGGTGCTATATGATTTTTTTGTAGAACAGGAATGGGTCAAAGAAGTCGAAAGCAAGATTGGCCTAATTGTTAAAGATTATGTTGTAGGCAGCTCAAGTAATGGTGGGGTGCTAGGATGGAAACCAATTGACATTGGAGATAGAAGGTTATGTTTGAAGTTGGTATATCTTCTAAAAAATAGATGTGTCCTACAGTCGGAACAGGAGGACACCATATTCTGGTGTTCATCCAAATCTGGTAAGTGTAGTGTGAAATTGGGATATGAGATCCAACGTCACAGAGTGAGAGAAAGCAAGTGGCGTTATTATCTTTGTTGGAACAACATTGGTCTCCCTAAAGATGGAGCTTTTTTGTGGATGTCACTTCATGGCAAAATTCTGACTGGTGATAGATTGAAGCTTATTGGGATTTGTGGGCCGAGTAGGTGTGTAATGTGTAAAGGGAGTGAAGAGACAACCAATCATTTACTCTTTCAGTGTCCCTTTGCGGAAGCATGCTGGGATTGGCTCATGGATAAGATGCAGTTCTTTTCAGTCAGAAATGAGCTTCTTAAAGACTTCCTTCTGGTGTGGCCTAAAGCAAGTCATTCGAAGTGGAGTGGATTGTGGCTGATTACCCCTGCATTGTTAGTTTGGCACATCTGGAAAGAGAGGAACAGGAGGATTTTCAGAGAAACTTATCTTTCGGTGGAGGAGGTGATCTTCAAAATCAACGTGGTAATTGAAGAAGTGATTAATGGTAAGCCCCCCAAAGTTAATTCACTCAGGTACTATAGTTGGGATAGGGATATGGAATGCAATTGGTCACTCAAAGATTGAGGGTTGGGGTGCACTCCAGTCCCCAAAACCAATAGGAAGCTAATTAGATGGGCTCCTCCACAATGTGATTGGgtgaaactgaattttgatggaacGAGTAGAGGGAATCCTGGGATTTCAGGTATTGCTGCGGTCATTAGAGATTCCTTGGGACTATTGTTAGGAGGCTTGTTTGGGATTCTGGGCCTAGCCACAAATAATGAAGCAGAGATTAGGACATTGGCAGTAGGATTGGACTTATGTGTTCGAAAAGGATATGACAAAGTCATCATTGAAGGAGACTCACAAATTATCATTAACAGTGTCGCTAAGTCTAGCTTTCTAAATTGGAAACTAGGTAAGTGGATACCTTACATTAATAAGTCTCTAGGATCCATTAATTCTTTTGAATACAAACATACATTTCAAGAAGGAAATAAGGTGCTAGATCTTTTGGCCAATATTGGGATTGATGAGGATATTAGTACAATCATTTTCGACAAAGAGGATGCAGACTCAATGGTATTGGAAGCCATTTTGACTGAGATTCCAGATGGGAATCGTACGGGGATTGGATAGACATTGTTTGAAGCTAATGCCTCTCATGAACCAGACCATAGGTGGCATAGTGGTATGATTAAAAGGAAAACAGAACTATGATTTGGCTCCTCATGATTCCCTGCAAATAGAGAGTGGTGGCGATTGGTATAGGCTAGTAGCACCTCTACTAGATCGTAGTATGAGATTGCAGAATAATGTGCAGAGCACGGATCCCACATGATTTCTTTGGAATGTGGGATCGAAAGTTTCCATTGGTTGACATCATTTTTAAGGAGGGATAGGGGTGAGATGGACATCATGTTTATTTTGCCAAAATGCCGGCTTTTGTGGGTCTGAGTTGTGTCAACTGTGGAAAATCCTTGGAGCAACAATGTCTCAACCTGTTTGTGCTGGAGAAAGAAATTTGTGGGGCAGTCATCACCCTAGTGGACTTCTCTTTGTGCTTGGAGTGCCATTGGTGAGATGGACTTGTATATGGAGTGGTAATCACTCCTATTGTGGATATCTTGGAGTCTCGGGTGGAAGGTGTCAACTTGATGCAAGGCTTTGTGAATATCCATGCCATAGCGGATGCTATTTTCGAACTGCAGGAAGGGGCTAGGGAAAGCATCTTGAAGCTGTATTTCGAACCTACAAAGAGCATTACTTCGGCATCTGACACAAAGGACTCGTCAGGTAGTAGTCAAGAGGAGTCAGATGGCGATGACACCGAGGAGATGGATGCAGAAGGAGAGCAAGGGGAGGAAggggaggaggatgatgagggagaggaccTAGATGCAGGTATGACAAAGATGATAGACTTAGACGACAACAAGGCGGAGGAGGCTCATGATTAGTGGCTTGCACAGGTGAGCAGAGAAGGAATTCCCGATTCACAAGAGAGGCCTGGTGCACGTTCAAAGCTGGTGTGTTGAGCGGCAACCTCAACAATTTCAGGAGGCTCCTAGAATCTGATGATTGGTGGTTATCGGAGGTTTCAACTAACAATCTCCTCAACATAGGGTATGCATTAATGGATATCCTTCTCTTTATCAGAGAGAATCAGGGAATAGGACTCTGATGGTTAGGCTGGGCAAGATGTAATGTAGCTTTGCTTCTTCCTTAGGTGAAGAGATTTTGATATGTGATAACATAACTAGTTAGCTATGCTCCTTCCTTTGGTGTAGAGATTTTGGATATGTGATAACATAATTATGTACCTATTTTCTCTtattaatatagggcgctatccccacagctgatagcacttaccattaaaaaaaaaaaaaattagcaaaattaaaaattagaaaaatgttgcaaaactaaatataataaattaaaacgttagaaaaattaaataataaatttaattttaaaaaaacattataaaacttagataacaaatttaaacaaattagacaaaataaaacctctatgaccccttttcacatcatattacacacacaacatgaccccttaggaccccttaagaccacatatgcccttgGCGATAGTATAtctccccttaggaccatagaggatcacatagtggaccctaaggggtcatatgtggtcctaagcccttaggaccgcatatgaccccttataaattcataatgtgtacgacataccccttagtccatcatgtagtgtcctaaggggtcatatatggtcctaaggggtcatgcatgtgttaacaaatgtgtgaccccttaggaccacatatgaccctttataacatcctaatgtgtaCGACATACCACTTAGGATCACATagttccctaaggggtcatatgtggtcctaaggggtcatgcatatgttctaacacatgcgtgaccccttataactgcatatgaccccttataaaatcctagtgtgagtgacataccccttagtccatcacatagtgtcctaaggggtcatatgtggtcctaaggggtcatgcatgtgttaacacatgtgtgacccattaggaccacatatgaccccttataacatcctattgtatacaacatgtaccccttagaatcacatagtgtcctagaaggggtcatatgtggtcataagggtcatgcatgtgtgttctaacattgtacatgtgtgaccccttaggaccacatatgaccccttataacatcctagtgtctacaacatgtaccccttaggatcatatagtgtcctaatgggtcatatgtggtcctaatgggtcacgcatgtgttctaatacatgtgtgaccccttagaactacatatgaccccttataaaatcctagtttgTATGGCATACGGTCCCTTAATATCATatacatattgtcctaaggggttaaatatgtggtcctaagcggtcacacatgtgttaacacatgtgtgaccccagaggaccacatataaccccttataacatcctactgtataCAATTcatataccccttaggatcacatagtgtcctaagggttcatatgtggtcctaaggggtcaagcatgtgtgttctaacaaatgtgtgaccccttaggaccacatatgaccccttataacatcctagtgtgtacgacatacaaTCCCCTAAGATAAcatgtacagtgtcctaaggggttgaatatgtgttcctaaggggtcacacatgtgttctattcaaccccttaggacactgtacatgTTATCTTAGGGGAttgtatgtcatacacactaggatgttataaggggtcatatgtggtcctaaggggtcacgcatttgttgaatatgaccccttataacatcctagtgtacatacaatcatatgtggtcctaagaggtcacgcgtgtgttctaaccaatgcatgaccccttagaaccatatatgaccccttataaaagcctagtgtgtacgacatatcagtcccttaagatcacatgagGCTCTTGAGGGGTTCAGCCACCTCCACCTCCAGGGTACCCATCTTTCTAGCTACAACCTTAGTTTCTTTGTAGTCCACATTCTGAGTGGCCGCTTTCTTCTTCATATTACCTCGAGTCCTCTTACTAGGTCCTTCATTAGTTTGTATCACATTACTATTATCTCCAATGGTAACAATAGTTTTGTCCTACTACATTCTATCAAAGTTGTTTACCACTGCATTCATGGAATCAGCAGTTTGCTTGACAACCTTATGGCTGCTAGACATAATAGTCTTGAGTGTAGTCTGGATTTTCTCATAGCCAGCTTCCACATTGGAGATTCTATCCTCAAACCCTTTTTTCATTTGGTCAATACCTTCTCTAGCCCATTAAATGCACTCCAACACCAATTTTTTCTCCTCCTTCGACCACTCCCCAACCTCTTTCTGATTGCCTTGAATATTACCCACAGGAATGGAAAACATGActttagagttaatttaattaattaattaaatacttaaaggggaattagagatgcaagatgcaagacacactaaatCGGGTGCTAACCtaaatgtgaaattgtaccaccctagaaagggtgtacaatttacagcACTACACATTCAAAT encodes:
- the LOC131858236 gene encoding uncharacterized protein LOC131858236 — encoded protein: MKITSWNVRGLSAPNKKRLVKRFLYIHNPDVLLLQETKLGGDKTGQFINSFSKWDGFFHDVIGSAGGLGVVWNPATIEVVPIASHENWMACEIKCIGTNFWFPIFNVYGLTNIEDKLKVWREIIMQETLVEKDRAIIAGGFNALLDVDEKGGLRKCSKVMERLRDFIENNKLMDIILKNGKFT